The Bradyrhizobium sp. WBAH42 genome includes a window with the following:
- a CDS encoding TetR/AcrR family transcriptional regulator: MLQSVTLVRDIMQTRERILTAGLALIDEHGYEAATVASIRSKAGVSNGSFFHFFDSKESLAAELFLDAIRAYHQAMLRAVHDGIGAAEGIAALVRAHISWVTTNKPQARFLFEQARAEWFEGIADALQAQNAIYRQGLDRWRLPLVEAGHLRSISGLVFSSQVIGPAQIFCRAWLSGRDRTDPGKYAQELVDCAVRAVVTETTRAGRRHR, translated from the coding sequence ATGCTCCAGAGTGTTACTCTAGTTCGTGACATTATGCAAACACGAGAACGGATTCTCACTGCAGGGCTCGCCCTGATCGACGAGCACGGCTATGAAGCCGCGACCGTCGCCTCCATCAGGAGCAAAGCCGGCGTATCGAATGGAAGCTTCTTCCATTTCTTCGATTCCAAGGAGAGCCTAGCGGCCGAACTCTTCCTCGACGCCATCCGCGCCTACCACCAGGCGATGCTTCGCGCGGTGCATGACGGTATTGGTGCCGCGGAGGGAATCGCTGCGCTCGTCCGCGCCCACATTTCCTGGGTCACCACCAACAAGCCCCAGGCCCGCTTCCTGTTCGAGCAGGCGCGGGCCGAATGGTTCGAGGGGATCGCGGACGCCTTGCAGGCACAGAACGCGATCTATCGACAGGGGCTCGACCGCTGGCGGCTTCCCCTGGTCGAAGCCGGTCATCTCCGCTCCATAAGTGGGCTGGTTTTCTCAAGTCAGGTGATCGGTCCCGCGCAGATCTTCTGCCGCGCCTGGCTTTCCGGCCGCGACCGCACCGATCCAGGAAAATACGCCCAGGAATTGGTCGACTGCGCGGTTCGCGCCGTCGTGACTGAGACCACAAGAGCAGGAAGGAGGCACCGATGA
- a CDS encoding LysR family transcriptional regulator, whose protein sequence is MDMLENMRAFVAVAKTGSFTGAAGVLNLATSVLTKRVSQLERAVGATLLHRTTRKVRLTADGEYHLPRIAEAVSRYDETLAAIRKGRQHLEGSIRIKVPTTLGFVRLDRLIHRFVRENPGIDLEVLLLDGPLNPAAEGIDIAITAFPASFEGVADEFLWPLSRSLVAGPKYLKALKALEHPRQLAAHPCLVYQPTGPSWSFLAKTGVTSVAVRPRLSSNDMLMLLEAAKDGMGIALLSKYITERDLKTGALLDVLPDFPVPDLWMKAMIPLERLHLPRVAALLNFLRSKGGSSSKQ, encoded by the coding sequence ATGGATATGCTCGAAAACATGCGGGCGTTCGTCGCCGTCGCCAAGACCGGTAGCTTCACTGGGGCTGCCGGAGTACTCAATCTCGCCACCTCGGTTCTCACCAAGCGCGTATCGCAGCTCGAACGCGCAGTTGGAGCCACTCTGCTCCATCGCACGACGAGGAAAGTGCGTCTAACGGCTGACGGCGAATATCATCTTCCGAGGATCGCCGAGGCCGTATCGCGGTATGACGAAACGCTTGCGGCAATCCGAAAAGGGAGGCAGCACCTTGAAGGTTCGATTCGTATCAAAGTGCCGACCACTCTTGGGTTCGTACGTCTTGACCGTCTGATCCATCGTTTCGTTCGAGAAAATCCCGGGATCGACCTCGAGGTTCTGCTGCTGGATGGTCCACTCAATCCCGCTGCGGAGGGGATCGATATTGCAATCACGGCGTTCCCAGCGAGTTTCGAGGGAGTAGCCGACGAATTTCTTTGGCCGTTAAGTCGTAGCTTGGTTGCAGGTCCTAAGTATCTCAAGGCACTGAAGGCACTTGAGCATCCGAGACAGTTGGCCGCACATCCCTGTCTGGTTTATCAGCCGACCGGACCGAGTTGGTCATTCCTGGCAAAGACGGGCGTGACCAGCGTAGCCGTCCGGCCTCGGCTGTCGAGCAACGACATGTTGATGCTCCTCGAAGCGGCAAAGGATGGGATGGGTATCGCACTGCTGAGCAAGTACATCACCGAGCGGGATCTCAAGACCGGAGCGCTGCTTGATGTTCTGCCCGACTTTCCTGTCCCCGACCTTTGGATGAAGGCGATGATTCCTCTCGAAAGGCTGCACCTGCCACGAGTTGCCGCGCTGCTTAACTTCTTGCGATCTAAGGGCGGATCCTCATCCAAGCAGTGA
- a CDS encoding FAD-dependent oxidoreductase → MLGSIVEPQRCTPVYGEYDLVVLGGGPAGLMAAAACGRAGRKVLLVERHGFLGGMGTAAGVTNFCGLYANIHGEHVQVVGGLADELLDRMRRLGGLNTPHLIFGRILAQSYDIPAFKLAADDLLIESKVSVLFHAVAVSVAMASETLVGAVILETKSGRLAVRGRLFVDGSGDGDLAVWAGAAFEKGDGSGNMLYPSTMFRINGVDPERAGEAWSKIPKLMDQAEAEGRFAFPRKGAIVRPQKNPIEWRANVTQLREEDGSAIDGTDATSLSRGELQGRAQVRETFRFLQTVPGFENSYIVDIAPQLGIRETRRILGEYVLTEDDVLGCASFEDSIGRNGWPIEEHTAGDVAWHWPQIPQSRGYNELPYRMIVPRSVDNLFIVGRCASMTHLGQSAARVTGPCFVMGEAAGTAADIALRGNVRPREVDPKKLQESLVRQGALL, encoded by the coding sequence ATGCTCGGGTCCATTGTCGAGCCCCAACGATGCACGCCTGTATATGGCGAATACGACCTTGTCGTGCTGGGTGGAGGCCCTGCCGGCTTGATGGCCGCTGCTGCTTGCGGCCGCGCTGGACGAAAGGTATTGCTCGTCGAACGCCATGGTTTTCTGGGCGGGATGGGGACCGCTGCAGGCGTCACTAACTTCTGCGGTCTATACGCCAACATCCACGGTGAGCATGTTCAGGTCGTTGGCGGGCTTGCCGACGAACTTCTCGATAGAATGCGCCGGCTTGGCGGGTTGAACACGCCTCACCTGATCTTTGGAAGAATTCTGGCGCAATCCTACGATATACCCGCCTTCAAGCTGGCGGCTGATGACCTGCTGATTGAGTCCAAGGTCAGTGTTCTCTTCCACGCAGTTGCAGTGAGCGTTGCAATGGCGTCAGAAACACTCGTGGGTGCGGTTATTCTGGAAACGAAATCCGGACGCCTAGCCGTGCGAGGTCGGCTATTCGTCGACGGGTCGGGTGATGGCGATCTTGCCGTCTGGGCGGGCGCTGCCTTTGAAAAAGGCGATGGATCCGGCAACATGCTTTACCCCTCGACGATGTTTCGCATCAATGGCGTGGATCCGGAACGAGCGGGTGAAGCATGGTCCAAGATTCCCAAACTGATGGACCAAGCCGAAGCGGAGGGACGATTTGCGTTTCCCCGTAAAGGGGCGATCGTAAGGCCGCAGAAGAATCCAATCGAATGGCGAGCCAACGTCACGCAGCTGCGTGAGGAGGATGGCTCTGCGATTGATGGCACGGACGCGACTAGCCTCAGCCGCGGCGAGCTTCAAGGCCGAGCGCAAGTCCGCGAGACCTTTCGGTTCCTTCAAACGGTGCCGGGCTTTGAAAACTCGTACATCGTCGACATAGCGCCCCAGCTCGGTATCCGCGAGACCCGGCGGATTCTCGGTGAATACGTTCTGACGGAAGACGACGTGCTCGGCTGCGCCAGTTTCGAGGACAGCATAGGCCGCAATGGTTGGCCGATCGAAGAGCATACGGCAGGGGACGTCGCCTGGCACTGGCCTCAGATCCCGCAATCCCGCGGCTACAACGAGTTGCCTTACCGGATGATCGTTCCGCGCTCAGTAGACAATCTGTTTATCGTCGGGCGTTGCGCCTCGATGACGCATCTCGGTCAATCGGCAGCGCGCGTGACCGGTCCTTGCTTCGTCATGGGAGAGGCAGCCGGCACCGCTGCCGATATTGCGCTCAGGGGGAATGTAAGGCCCCGAGAAGTCGATCCCAAGAAGCTACAGGAATCTCTGGTTAGGCAAGGAGCCTTACTATGA
- a CDS encoding Crp/Fnr family transcriptional regulator produces MALQTGPGNRLLAALPPADLKLLEPHVQKIAFESDAVLVRTGDELKQVYFPLSGVLAFLVEMSDGHIVASTLMGSEGAVGALAILSPSHSPVTATAYVAGAALQIPVPRLQQAYEQSGAIKRVLRLHFRTQLLQLQNVAACNAVHPVECRMARWLLEIHDRVANGEIRLTQEALAQLLGVRRTTVSLTMRKLRAIGCIISERRGALEVHRAQLENVACECYGVMRQRIKRMDEEELSSPNVSHLQYSPFR; encoded by the coding sequence ATGGCGCTCCAGACCGGCCCCGGGAATCGGCTTTTGGCGGCTTTGCCCCCAGCGGATCTCAAGCTGCTTGAGCCTCACGTTCAGAAGATAGCGTTCGAATCTGACGCTGTACTCGTGCGAACCGGAGATGAGCTCAAACAAGTTTATTTTCCGCTTAGCGGGGTCTTGGCGTTCCTGGTTGAGATGTCGGATGGACACATTGTCGCTTCCACTCTCATGGGCTCGGAAGGAGCGGTCGGCGCTCTCGCTATTCTAAGTCCCTCGCACTCGCCAGTCACAGCAACCGCCTATGTGGCCGGAGCTGCGCTTCAGATTCCTGTCCCACGATTACAACAAGCTTATGAGCAAAGCGGCGCCATCAAACGTGTTCTGCGCCTCCATTTCCGCACTCAATTGCTGCAGCTTCAGAATGTGGCCGCCTGCAACGCCGTGCACCCGGTAGAATGCCGTATGGCTCGATGGTTGCTCGAGATACACGACCGCGTTGCCAACGGCGAGATCAGATTGACCCAGGAGGCGCTGGCCCAACTTCTTGGGGTTCGGCGAACCACCGTGTCTCTAACCATGCGTAAGCTTCGGGCAATCGGCTGCATCATATCGGAGCGGCGCGGCGCGTTGGAGGTCCATCGAGCGCAACTCGAGAACGTCGCTTGCGAGTGTTACGGCGTGATGCGCCAGAGGATCAAACGAATGGATGAGGAGGAGTTGAGCTCCCCGAATGTTTCGCATCTGCAATATTCTCCGTTCAGATGA
- a CDS encoding VOC family protein produces the protein MTTPIAGLDCIELLVEDVAQATRDYEILLGRKASRIEDGASLRLSNVTLLLRQGRGSVGLGLLRFEVDEPARMARRLERLGLSTVESVGPGAEAPTVQIDKVATYSVPLGYSFGGRRGGEIVDDGGDIRGLDHVVIATQQADRAAALYGARLGLDMRFDSTRPDWGLRLMFFRCGDLVLEIVQNLREGIRNDEDRLHGFSWRTRDAETTHARLSREGFDVSDIRPGRRPHTRVFTVRSRTAGIRTLFLELSRPTSA, from the coding sequence ATGACGACGCCAATTGCGGGATTGGACTGCATCGAGCTGCTCGTCGAAGACGTGGCCCAGGCAACCCGAGACTACGAGATATTGCTCGGCCGCAAGGCAAGCAGAATCGAGGATGGGGCGTCACTCCGGCTCAGTAATGTTACGCTTCTTTTGCGGCAGGGTCGCGGATCGGTCGGGCTTGGGCTTCTCCGTTTCGAAGTTGATGAGCCCGCCCGCATGGCGCGCCGGCTCGAGCGCCTCGGGTTGTCGACGGTCGAGAGCGTCGGGCCCGGGGCGGAAGCTCCCACCGTGCAGATCGACAAAGTGGCAACCTACTCAGTGCCGCTCGGGTATTCCTTCGGAGGGCGACGCGGCGGTGAGATCGTCGACGACGGCGGGGACATACGCGGGCTGGACCATGTTGTGATCGCCACGCAGCAAGCCGATCGTGCAGCCGCTCTCTATGGCGCGCGACTTGGCCTCGACATGAGGTTTGACTCCACGCGACCCGACTGGGGGCTCAGGCTGATGTTCTTCCGCTGCGGAGATCTCGTGCTGGAAATCGTGCAGAACCTTCGCGAGGGCATACGGAACGACGAGGATCGGCTGCACGGGTTCAGTTGGCGGACGCGGGACGCGGAAACGACTCATGCACGTCTTTCCCGGGAAGGCTTCGATGTCTCCGATATCCGGCCGGGGCGCCGGCCGCACACTCGCGTCTTTACGGTCCGTAGCCGTACCGCGGGCATTCGCACCTTGTTTCTCGAGCTCTCACGGCCCACTTCGGCTTAG
- a CDS encoding amidohydrolase family protein, translating to MQGKIALEEHFALEETVQDSAGFSPVEDWTELKGRLLDIQDRRLREMDAHGIELMLLSLNSPAVQAVPDLDRALELSRRANDFLAEQAAQRPDRFQGLAALPMQDPDAAALELDRCVTTLGFRGALVNGFSQLASTDKAIYYDLKEFWPFWSEVQRLDVPLYLHPRNPLAKDAAIYEGHRWLMGPTWAFGQETAVHALRLMGSGLFDAYPRLNIILGHMGEGLPYSMWRIDNHNKWMRTQNVYPAKRAIADYFRENFYLTTSGNFRTQTLIDAMLEIGADRILFSADWPFENIDHAALWFDQAAISENDRVKIGRENARSLFKLSGASPQSAK from the coding sequence ATGCAAGGAAAGATCGCGCTTGAGGAGCACTTTGCTCTTGAAGAAACGGTCCAGGACAGCGCTGGATTTTCACCAGTTGAGGACTGGACTGAGCTGAAGGGAAGACTGCTCGACATACAGGACCGGCGCTTAAGGGAGATGGATGCGCACGGCATCGAATTAATGCTGCTGTCGCTGAACTCGCCGGCGGTTCAGGCAGTTCCCGATCTCGACCGGGCGCTGGAGCTGTCGCGGCGCGCCAACGATTTTCTCGCTGAACAGGCCGCGCAGCGTCCGGATCGCTTTCAAGGGCTCGCTGCTCTTCCGATGCAAGACCCGGATGCCGCCGCGCTCGAACTGGACCGCTGCGTCACGACGCTTGGTTTTCGCGGCGCTCTCGTCAATGGGTTCAGTCAGCTCGCCAGCACGGACAAAGCGATCTACTACGATCTGAAGGAGTTTTGGCCGTTTTGGTCAGAGGTTCAGCGCCTCGATGTTCCCTTATATCTACACCCACGCAACCCGCTTGCCAAAGACGCCGCGATCTATGAAGGCCATCGCTGGCTGATGGGACCGACTTGGGCGTTCGGGCAGGAGACCGCCGTGCACGCGCTCCGGCTGATGGGCTCGGGCCTGTTCGATGCCTATCCGCGCCTCAATATCATTCTCGGACACATGGGTGAGGGCTTGCCTTATTCGATGTGGCGGATCGACAATCACAACAAATGGATGCGCACGCAAAACGTCTATCCCGCAAAGCGAGCCATCGCCGACTATTTCCGCGAAAATTTCTATCTCACGACATCGGGCAACTTCCGGACCCAGACCTTGATCGATGCCATGCTCGAGATCGGCGCCGACCGCATCCTGTTCTCTGCGGACTGGCCTTTCGAGAACATCGATCACGCTGCTCTCTGGTTTGATCAAGCGGCGATTTCGGAGAACGATCGCGTCAAGATCGGGCGCGAGAACGCGCGTTCACTCTTCAAGCTTTCAGGCGCCTCCCCCCAATCTGCCAAATAG
- a CDS encoding nitrate/nitrite transporter, which translates to MSASSPVSTTSVANADAHVAPLFRWIVLFVSWAAVTLTFTDRLAWATVAVVAGQSLQIPIAALGVFITAFYVGYVISNIVGGLSTDRFGPERVMLMSLMPLGLATFCFGFTSSLAYGVALQMLMGLSAGANYSATVKLIVSWFGLSERGRAMGLLTSANSFGVLVANAVVPSLSAALDWTGAYHVLGLATSLFGLLAFLTLRNRRAPGAPPPSPRFDPFVVFRDRNLTLLAMAGFCVMWGTWGVAFWANALMTKGFGLNPVDTGSLMALFGAAGLVSKPVMGFVLDAVGASRKKTVLIVLFLGFAATLAGYSLLNDTGQLRIATPVLGLFAFVYTPVLVALVSEIAGAQRTGAAVGISNAVWQLGSVIVPVAIGVVFSATESFKVAFLTLAVGPLLAGLLTMFVSYEAEH; encoded by the coding sequence ATGAGCGCCTCCTCACCGGTATCCACTACATCAGTGGCCAATGCGGACGCGCATGTTGCTCCCTTGTTCCGCTGGATCGTTCTGTTTGTCTCCTGGGCAGCGGTGACGTTAACCTTTACGGATCGGCTTGCGTGGGCAACCGTAGCTGTAGTTGCGGGACAGTCCCTTCAAATTCCCATTGCCGCGCTCGGCGTGTTCATCACCGCCTTCTATGTTGGATACGTCATTTCGAATATTGTCGGGGGGCTCTCCACGGATCGGTTCGGCCCGGAACGAGTGATGCTGATGTCACTCATGCCGCTTGGGCTGGCCACGTTCTGCTTCGGGTTTACGTCGAGTCTTGCTTACGGCGTCGCCCTGCAGATGCTCATGGGACTGTCCGCTGGTGCAAACTACTCGGCCACCGTCAAGCTGATAGTCTCTTGGTTTGGCCTCTCCGAACGCGGGCGCGCGATGGGGCTGTTAACGAGCGCCAACTCTTTCGGTGTTCTTGTTGCCAACGCGGTCGTGCCCAGCCTAAGCGCAGCACTCGATTGGACAGGAGCTTACCATGTGCTTGGTCTTGCAACGTCTCTGTTCGGCTTGTTGGCGTTCTTGACGCTGCGTAATCGTCGGGCCCCAGGCGCTCCGCCGCCGAGCCCTCGGTTCGACCCGTTCGTCGTTTTTCGCGATCGCAATTTGACCCTTCTGGCAATGGCGGGTTTTTGTGTGATGTGGGGAACCTGGGGAGTGGCATTCTGGGCGAACGCGCTGATGACCAAAGGGTTCGGCCTGAATCCCGTCGACACGGGAAGTTTGATGGCGTTGTTCGGAGCCGCCGGACTGGTCTCGAAACCCGTGATGGGATTTGTTCTCGATGCCGTTGGCGCGTCCCGCAAGAAGACGGTTCTAATCGTACTTTTCCTGGGATTTGCAGCGACGCTCGCCGGCTACAGCTTGTTGAATGACACCGGGCAGCTTCGGATCGCCACGCCCGTGCTCGGGCTATTTGCTTTCGTTTACACTCCGGTGCTGGTCGCTCTCGTCAGCGAAATCGCCGGCGCTCAGCGCACCGGAGCTGCTGTTGGGATATCGAATGCCGTTTGGCAACTTGGCAGCGTCATCGTTCCCGTGGCCATCGGAGTCGTATTCTCCGCGACGGAATCCTTCAAGGTGGCGTTCCTCACACTCGCTGTGGGACCGCTACTGGCCGGCCTGTTGACAATGTTCGTGAGCTACGAGGCTGAACATTGA
- a CDS encoding ABC transporter substrate-binding protein, translating to MKKIGLIVGVLASTALSLTAWGQAKYGPGTSATEIRIGNTVPYSGPASAVGAIGKALEGYFAMVNESGGVNGRKIKFISLDDAYSPAKAVEQTRRLVESDDVSFMLANTATANISATQKYLTIKKVPTLFVVSSASKWNDPEHFPWTMALPWQPPYGDEAKIYLDYLRSRKPDARIAILYQNDDAGKEYLKATRESLGTAADKVIAGAASFEVLDPTVDSQILTLRATGADALMIYGVTPKACSQALRKLHEINWRPIRFIASSCANPDAVLKPAGFDAADGIMTIMAFKFPVAGEPDDAAVSEYKAFMSKYVPGANPYDTFNVYAYSLGQATIDLLQRAGDDLTRENIMHTAATMHDVRLPLLLPGISLNTSPTDYRPLRDGYMAEFKNGRWNVFGVMIRPQ from the coding sequence ATGAAGAAGATCGGCTTGATCGTTGGCGTCTTGGCCAGCACCGCGCTGTCTTTAACCGCCTGGGGCCAAGCCAAATACGGGCCCGGGACATCGGCTACTGAAATCCGGATCGGCAACACTGTGCCCTATAGCGGTCCCGCGTCAGCCGTCGGCGCAATTGGCAAGGCCCTCGAGGGCTACTTCGCGATGGTCAATGAAAGCGGCGGCGTGAACGGTCGAAAGATCAAGTTCATCAGCCTCGATGATGCCTATTCGCCGGCGAAGGCGGTCGAGCAGACCCGCAGGCTGGTCGAAAGCGATGACGTGTCCTTCATGCTCGCCAACACTGCCACAGCAAATATTTCCGCAACGCAGAAGTACTTGACGATCAAGAAAGTGCCGACCCTCTTCGTCGTCAGCTCTGCGTCGAAATGGAACGACCCGGAGCATTTTCCGTGGACGATGGCCTTGCCTTGGCAACCCCCATACGGAGATGAAGCCAAGATCTACCTCGATTATCTGAGGTCGAGAAAGCCCGACGCGCGCATCGCCATCCTTTACCAGAACGATGACGCTGGAAAGGAATACCTGAAAGCAACAAGAGAATCGCTCGGCACTGCCGCAGACAAAGTCATTGCGGGCGCTGCGTCATTCGAGGTGCTAGATCCTACGGTTGACTCCCAAATCCTTACATTGCGCGCAACCGGTGCAGATGCACTTATGATTTACGGGGTAACTCCCAAAGCGTGTTCGCAGGCATTGCGGAAGTTGCACGAAATCAATTGGCGGCCGATCCGCTTCATCGCGTCGAGTTGTGCCAACCCGGACGCAGTTCTCAAGCCCGCTGGGTTCGATGCCGCTGATGGCATCATGACCATTATGGCGTTCAAGTTCCCTGTTGCCGGCGAACCGGACGACGCTGCCGTCAGCGAGTACAAGGCATTCATGAGCAAATATGTCCCGGGCGCCAATCCGTACGATACCTTCAATGTCTACGCTTACTCCCTTGGCCAGGCTACGATCGATCTTCTTCAACGGGCCGGGGACGATCTTACCCGCGAGAACATCATGCATACTGCCGCGACTATGCATGACGTAAGACTTCCGCTCTTGCTTCCAGGCATTTCGCTCAACACCAGCCCGACGGACTATCGGCCTTTGCGCGATGGCTATATGGCCGAATTCAAGAACGGCCGCTGGAACGTATTCGGGGTCATGATCCGGCCTCAGTAA
- a CDS encoding amidohydrolase family protein translates to MIIDAWMQHPTERHSNHEMFASLRRWTSKSDRPAVISPEMTISAMDQGGVRIGLTAAWCGPDGFMISNDEVAALVRQFPERIVGVASVNLYKPMEAVRELRRAVKELGFRALRVVPWLWGLPPNDRRYYPLYAECIELGIPFCTQVGHTGPLRTSETGRPIPYLDDVALEFPELKIVAGHIGYPWTQEMIAVATKYENVFIDTSAYTIRRYPPEIVQYLKTNGRKKVLFGSNYPMISPAKALEGLNDLGLDDETRALFLGGNAARVFGLN, encoded by the coding sequence ATGATCATTGATGCATGGATGCAGCACCCGACCGAACGACATTCGAACCATGAGATGTTCGCATCGCTGCGGCGCTGGACCAGCAAGAGCGATCGCCCGGCAGTCATCAGTCCCGAGATGACGATCTCGGCGATGGACCAGGGCGGCGTGAGGATCGGCCTCACCGCAGCATGGTGCGGTCCTGACGGCTTTATGATCTCCAACGACGAGGTGGCGGCGCTCGTACGCCAATTTCCTGAGCGAATCGTGGGCGTCGCGAGTGTCAACCTGTACAAGCCCATGGAGGCCGTCCGGGAGTTGCGCCGCGCTGTCAAAGAACTCGGCTTCCGAGCGCTTCGTGTCGTTCCCTGGCTGTGGGGTCTGCCGCCGAACGACAGGCGCTACTATCCGCTGTATGCGGAATGCATCGAACTTGGCATTCCGTTCTGCACGCAGGTCGGTCACACCGGCCCGCTGCGGACGTCGGAAACAGGCCGCCCAATCCCATACCTCGACGATGTTGCCCTGGAGTTTCCGGAGTTGAAGATCGTGGCCGGGCATATCGGCTACCCCTGGACGCAGGAGATGATCGCCGTTGCGACCAAATACGAGAACGTATTCATCGACACGTCTGCTTACACGATCCGACGATACCCTCCGGAGATCGTGCAATACCTGAAGACGAACGGGCGGAAGAAGGTGTTGTTCGGCAGCAATTATCCAATGATCAGCCCGGCGAAGGCACTGGAAGGATTGAACGACCTTGGACTTGATGACGAGACCAGGGCGCTCTTTCTGGGTGGGAATGCAGCGCGCGTCTTTGGGCTGAATTAG
- a CDS encoding putative quinol monooxygenase, protein MTIVVSVKYVLKPGKRDELLSFVMDNVENTRRERGNLAYSHYPSLENTDEMFVFEMWETLKDLENHINMPHYVAFDDRRKPLLDSYEAQVYEATLCRSTKKAPRAN, encoded by the coding sequence ATGACCATCGTCGTGTCGGTCAAATATGTTCTCAAGCCCGGAAAACGGGATGAGCTTTTGTCCTTCGTGATGGACAATGTCGAGAACACACGAAGGGAGAGAGGAAATCTGGCGTATTCACACTATCCCTCGTTGGAAAACACAGACGAGATGTTCGTCTTCGAGATGTGGGAAACCCTGAAGGACCTGGAAAACCACATCAACATGCCGCACTACGTGGCATTCGATGACAGACGCAAACCTCTTCTGGATTCCTATGAAGCCCAGGTCTACGAGGCGACTTTGTGCCGCTCAACGAAGAAAGCTCCAAGAGCCAATTGA
- a CDS encoding 3-hydroxybenzoate 6-monooxygenase — MADTSILIAGGGIGGLAAALALAHKGARVTVLERAPAYQEIGAGIQLGPNAFHAFDCLKLGDAIRSISVFIDQLRLMDAVTAEEITHIDLTTYFRTRFGNPYAVVHRAELHTILLRACQRHEAITLRADCDVIGYEQAEGSVTALINSGERIMGSALVGADGLRSKIRQQMLGDGEPRVAGHTTYRSVIPTEQMPEDLRWNAATLWAGAKCHLVHYPLSGWKVFNLAITCHNNPAEVFAAKPVSHEEVLASFRDIHPRAQAIIHHGKHWKAWVTCDRDPVEQWVDGRVCLLGDAAHPTLQYFAQGACMALEDGVFLADALGSHAGDIEGAFELYRTTRLLRTTRVQLGSRLLGDHVYHADGAEAMLRNHLMRQMSVESFCEKLSWLYEAPVSRELPGSYSA, encoded by the coding sequence GTGGCAGACACGAGCATTCTTATTGCCGGTGGAGGCATTGGCGGTCTGGCTGCGGCGCTCGCCCTGGCGCATAAGGGCGCCAGGGTCACGGTTCTTGAGCGCGCGCCGGCCTATCAGGAGATCGGGGCCGGCATCCAACTCGGCCCAAATGCATTCCACGCGTTCGATTGCCTGAAGCTGGGCGATGCGATCCGCTCCATCTCTGTCTTCATCGATCAATTGCGGCTAATGGATGCGGTCACTGCTGAAGAGATCACGCATATCGATCTGACCACGTATTTCAGGACCCGATTTGGTAATCCCTACGCGGTCGTCCACCGTGCCGAGCTGCATACGATCCTTCTTCGCGCCTGTCAGCGTCACGAGGCGATCACGCTGCGTGCCGATTGCGACGTGATCGGATACGAGCAGGCTGAGGGCTCGGTCACTGCTCTGATAAATTCCGGCGAGCGCATCATGGGCTCTGCCTTGGTCGGGGCCGACGGACTACGGTCCAAGATCCGGCAGCAGATGCTTGGCGACGGTGAGCCGCGCGTGGCCGGCCACACCACTTATCGGTCTGTCATTCCGACCGAGCAAATGCCGGAAGATCTTCGCTGGAACGCGGCAACGTTGTGGGCGGGAGCGAAATGCCATCTTGTTCATTATCCGCTCTCGGGTTGGAAAGTGTTCAACCTCGCCATCACCTGTCACAACAATCCGGCCGAGGTGTTCGCGGCAAAGCCCGTTTCGCATGAAGAGGTTCTGGCAAGCTTCCGCGATATCCATCCGCGAGCTCAGGCCATTATTCATCACGGCAAGCACTGGAAGGCCTGGGTCACCTGTGACCGAGACCCGGTCGAGCAATGGGTGGATGGTCGAGTGTGCCTCCTGGGCGACGCCGCGCACCCGACGCTGCAATATTTCGCGCAAGGCGCCTGCATGGCTCTCGAGGATGGCGTCTTTCTCGCCGATGCGCTTGGCTCGCACGCTGGCGATATCGAAGGCGCATTTGAGCTGTACCGAACCACTCGTCTGTTGCGAACGACGCGAGTGCAGTTGGGTTCACGCCTGCTCGGCGATCACGTGTATCATGCCGATGGTGCTGAAGCGATGCTGCGCAATCACCTCATGCGGCAGATGAGCGTTGAAAGCTTTTGCGAGAAACTGTCCTGGCTCTACGAAGCTCCCGTGTCTCGGGAGCTGCCGGGATCTTATTCGGCTTAA